Below is a genomic region from Chitinivorax sp. B.
TGTCCGCATCATTGCCGCGACCAGCCATCGTTTGCCAGACTTGATCGAACAAGGTCGCTTTCGTGCCGACCTGTATTACCGGTTGAATGTACTGCCGATCCGCCTGCCTCCCTTGCGTGAACGCAGTGATGATCTGCCTGCGCTTTGCCAGGCCATTCTCACCCAGATTGCCAGTCGCACCGGCTTGCCACAACGCAGCGTGACACCCGATGGCCTGTCTCGCCTTGCGGGCCAACCATGGCCGGGCAATATCCGGCAATTGCGCAACGTGCTGGAACAAGCCAGCCTATTGAGCGACAGCCCCAAGCTGTCGGCCAGCGATTTTGACCCGCTGCTGCCCAACGTACCCAACAGCTTGGCACCGATCAAACCATTGCAACAGACATTGGCCGAGGCCGAACAGTTGGCCCTGCAACAGGCGTTGGTGGCCAGCCAGGGCAACCGGACCGAGGCCGCACGCCTGCTTGGCATATCACGTGCCACGTTTTATGAAAAACTGAGGAGTTACAAGCTCAACCCCTAGGTTCACACCGCTATGTTCGCCATCCGCAAAGCCACGCTACAAGATGCCCAAATTGCCTGGGACATCCGCCGCGAAGCCGTGTTAAATCAATGCCAGACCGATTATCCGCTGGACGATCTCGTCACCTAGCCTGGATATTTCGCAAATTCGCGAGGTGATGGCGCAGGATTTTGATTCATAGGGAGATTTCGTGAAGGAGTCGCGTAGTGGTTCTTACGCGCGACAGAACGAAAATCTTCATATGGATCAAAAGACAAGCTAGCACTCGCGTCAATTTATGAAATATCCAGGCTAGACGGGCGGTCCGCTCCCAGATCGGTACGCGCAGCTCGTCACCGATCATTTTTACGTGGCAGAGTCAGCCGCTGGCGTGATCGGAACTGGCATGGTGAACCTGGAAAATGGCCAGATCGATGCAATCTTCATTCACCCTGCCCATATGCGGAAAGGCATCGGTGTTGCCATGATGCAACATTTGGAGGTGCAAGCCAGGCAAGCTAGTCTGGCGACACTCAAGCTGGACGCCACACTGAATGCAGCACCGTTCTACCGCGCTTGTGGCTTTACCGGGAGCCAAACAGCCCAGTACCAGTCATCCCGCGGCATTACCTTGGTGTGTATTCCAATGATGAAGTCCTTGCACTGAGCACAACGTTTCGTTTAATTCGAATAATGCATTTACTTCGCTTGAGATTTATACTGAACACATGATTGATCTGTATTTACCAAACGTTATTCATCACTACGGCAGGCATTAGCATGGCTCCTACTGAACTGTTACAACTACCGGCCGATGAGAAAGACGCTGAGCTGGCAAAAGTGGCTCAACGTTGCATCATGGCAGCGTTGGATCACTCCCACGCTAATAAAATCGTACTGATCAGCGATGACGAGAATGCAGCTGATGCGCCTGTTTTGGAACTACCACCCCAGGCATTGCGCTTTTTCGCCGACATGCTGGGCATGATGGCTCAGCAACGCCCCATCAGTTTGGTGCCGCAAAAGCATGAGCTCAGCACGCAAGAGGCAGCACACTTGCTGAACGTATCGCGTCCATTTGTCATCAAGCAGATTGAGCAAGGGCGTTTACAGTGCCGAAAAGTAGGACGACATCGGCGAATCGAGTTTGCGGAACTGATGCGGTTCAAGCAGCAGATGCAACAGGATTCTGAACACGCATTGCAAGAACTGGCATCGTTGTCTCAAGAAATGGGGCTGGGGTATTGATGGCGGGCTCGTCGCTGTTCACGGCTATTTTGGACGCCAATGTGCTGTACCCTGCGCCGTTACGAGATGTGCTGCTCAGCCTCGCTGCAGCAGGGCTGTTTCACGCCCGTTGGACATCCGACATTGCTAATGAATGGCAACGTAACCTGATCAAAAATCGCCCGGAACTTGCAGATCAGCTACCCAAGGTAGCTGCAGCGATGGAGCGTGCCATCCCAGACTGCCTTATCACCAGCCACACCCACCTCATTGATAGCCTGCAGCTCCCAGATCTGGGCGATAGACATGTGCTGGCAGCGGCCATTGCCGGCCATGCCGACGCGATTGTCACTTTCAATTTAAAAGACTTCCCCGCAGCAATACTTGCGGAGCACAACATCGAAGCAATGCATCCGGATGATTTTGTGATGCACCAACTGGAACTACGTCACATTGAGGCCCTGACAGCCTTGAAGAACATGCGGGCTCGGCTAAACAAGCCGCCCTATTCGCCCCAGGATTTCATCAGTCTGATTGAGCGCAATCAGTTACCCCTGACCGCCAGCTTCTTACGGCAAGTAGCATCCCTTATTTGAAACGACGAGCCTTCTCATGCACGCCTTCGAACTCGGTTTTGCCCCCATCGACACCATCCCGGCCAATGCTGTGGTATTCGCATTTCACCACAACCAGATCGTCCTCACCGCCAGCTTGCCACTTACCGGTGAACAATGGCTGGCCAGCCAGTTGACACACCTGCCAGGCAGTTTGCACTGTATTGGCATGGCGGACAGCGGCATGCCCTGTTTTACCTTGCGGGTTGAGGTGGAAACCCTGCCTGCACCGCTGGAAACCATCAGTCTACGTGCAGCCCTGTTGAACTGGTCACCTGCCATGATCGAGGCAGTCAGCCGAGCCTTTCAATTGTTGGAATGGGACCGTACCCACCGTTTTTGCGGGCAGTGCGGAACCACCACCCAACCTAAGGCCCATGAACATGCAAAGCAGTGTCCATCTTGTGGCTATGTGGTCTATCCGCGGTTATCGCCGGCGATCATGGTGCTGGTCAAGAAAGGGCGCCAACTGCTACTGGCACGGTCGCCGGGCTTCACGCCGGGGGCTTATAGCGCGCTGGCAGGCTTTGTCGAACCCGGTGAAAGCCTGGAGGCGGCAGTACACCGTGAAGTCATGGAAGAGGTGGGTATCACGGTGACCAATCTGCGCTATTTTGGTAGCCAGAGCTGGCCCTTTCCCCATTCGCTGATGATTGCTTTTGTTGCCGACTATGCAGGTGGCGAATTGTCACCGGACGGGGTCGAGATCGAAGATGCCGGCTTTTATGAGCCAGACGCCCTGCCGGGATTGCCTTACAAGCTCAGTATTGCCCGGCACCTGATTGAATCCGTCGTTGCCGAATGCTCGACGCAGTAACTGGCAGGTCGTCTCCGCATTGAAGCGGAGGCGATTAAGCGGTGGTCAAACGCCAAAGCAACCGGCAGGCAAAGTACACACCCAGCCACAACCACCAATTGGCGCGACGCCGTTTGAAGCCAAACCACATCCAGCCCACACTGGCCATGGCCATCAACACGTTACCGGTCAATAACCCACTGACCAACATCAGTACAAACTGCATGGCCAGTTGAAGGTAGACCGAAGCCGGGACATCTTCATGCACGTTGGGTGGAATCGCGTCAGCCGACACCGCATTACGCTCGATCAGCTCGCCTGACTGCGTATGCGTTGTGGGCAAGGCAGCCGCCGACGCAATCGTTTCTGCGGCCACAGCTGCTGCCTGATCCGATTCGGCTTGTCGGGTGGCTTGTTTTTCCTGCTGCAGCTGAGTTGCCGTTTTTTCCAGGGTTGGCGCCGGCTGGCGCTTTGCCTGCCACTGATGGCTTGGTAATGCCTTGCCCGCCACACTGGCCTCACGGAACAATCGATAGTACTGACCGCGCGGCTGGCTGGCATTGTCACCCCATTTGGCCTGTACGGCTGCGACCTTTGCGCACAAGGGCCCACCTTTGGCAGGATCGACCATTTTCACGAACCGCGCATAACCAGCCAAGGCATTCAGTACATCACCATTACCATTCCAGGCTTTACCTTGTGGGCCATCCTTTTCCACTTGATACAAGGTCGCACGAAAACGACGGAGCGTCTCACGACACACGGTCGGATGGTGATTGACCACCACACCTGTCACTTCCTGTCGAGCGCTGTTACGCATAATGCGCTGCTTGTCCGGATGCAGCGTGAAACCTTCCTCTGCAATGATCCGTTTGACCTGCCACAGCAGACGCGGCAGATTGCCTGCACTGGCTGCATCGGCTGAAAAGGTCATGTCGTCAGCGTAACGGGTGTAGATAAAACCCAGTCGCTTGGCCAAGCCCGCCAGTCGCGTATCCAGCCGGCGACACAACAAATTGGTGATGGTAGGGCTGCAAGGTGCACCTTGTGGCAAGTGACGCTCACCATTTTGCACATGGAAATGCAGGCCATCGATACTGACTTCGTCTGTAGGCAATTCGGTGCAGATCATGGCAAACAGGGTGGCCAACTGGCGTGAATAGCCAAAAGTCTGAAACAGGCCGCGAACCCGTTGATAGCTGATGGACGGGAAAAAGTCTTTCAGATCGAAATTGACCACCACGGCTTGCCCTGCGTGGGGCGTCGCATTGCTGACAATCGAGCGCCCAGGCACAAAGCCATGCGCCGCATCATGCACTGGCAGCTTGGCCAGTACCCGGTCCAACACCCAGTATTGTGCCCGCTTCAAGCGAGGCATCGGGGCGGAAATCATCCGCAATCCACCCGTCTTTTTGGGAATACCAAAGCGACGGTAGTGGCTGATGCGCGATACGCTGCGATGAAACGTCAAAAACCGCAGTTCTTCCACAGTGATACCCATGGCATCGGCCAACACCTTGGGGCTGTCCAGCACTGGCAGCTCACGGGCAGCAAGACGATGGGGGTCGGTACGTGCATCGGACAAACTTTGCGACACGCCTTCGCCCAGATAGCCGATATCCAGCGCGCGCCGGGCATGCCACGCTGCCGCTTTTTCATAGCGACGCTGGGCTGCAGCCAGGCGGGTTTGTTCTCGACGGGCTTTGGCCTCGGCCATGCGTTGCTTGTTCAGGGCCTTCAGCGCGGCGACCGGGTCCTTGGCGATGCTGAGCTTTTGGTTCAGCTCGCGCAATTCGCTCAGCAGCGCTTGTTCCTGGCTGATCAGTTCTGTCGCGCGCTGCTGATCGGGTGTGCCGCTGCCCGCTGGCCAGAAACCCAGGCGCTGCATTTCTTCGAGGATGACCGAATCCTTGCTGCTGGCCTGAATACGGGCCAAGACGGCTTCACGGCTGGTTTGAGTGGCGTTGCTCATAATGGGCAAGCCGGGGTGGGGCCGACAACCTGTCCGGTCATCGCCCAGATTCTTCAGCAGGATGAAGCTTGCCAGCCTGCCAAAAAACCATCGGGAAGGGTGCGTAGCGGGGTTCTCATCGAAGAGCCTTGTAGACTGGACTGCTCCACTCGAAAGCCGGGGCGTGCTACCGGCGACATCGAGCTTGGAACAAGCCGAACCGTCATGTCGCTGGTAGCACGCCCCGGCCCAGTGAAGAGCGGGCCAGTGACGCGTGGGACAGCTTTAAGCATGAATGGCGATCCGCCATCCGGGTTGCAAGAGCCTCCCCGCTACGCATTCCCGAGTCTAACAACCCGGCGTTTTCTCCTCAATCAAAATTCGAAATTTATTTAGCAGTAATCTCGACAGATGCGAATCCAAGCTGCCACTCAACTACGGCGCACCCGCTGATCGGCGGCCATTCTGGCAGCCAGAATATGCGCGCACGGGCCACGGTAAAGCTTGTTGCGGATAAAGAAATCGCAATCGCAACGCGCGGTTGTCATCCGCTCGTCGGCGTCGATCTGTACCTGTACCGCATGCAAACGTTCACCTTCCTGCAATCGGGCCTGAATCAGCCGGCCTGCCAATTGGGCATCGACCCGCAGGCTGCTGACTGCAGCATGCGCCACCAGCAGCGCGGCTTGCTCTTCCCGTTCGTTGGTGAAACGCAGACGGTCCAGCGGCAGTGGCTTGCGCGACAGTTCGCGCAGGCGGTAGCAGTTGTCGGCCAGGTCATACACCACCCGGCCGGCCTGGGTATAAGCCAGCAGGCTGGATTCCACCACACTGCGCGCCAAACTGGTTTGCTGACTTAGATCATCCACTGTGGCTTTCCAGTTCTGCCCCAATGCGTGAAAGATCTGTTCACGGGTGCCCACATCAACATGCTGGCGCGGGCCGAACAAGTCGAACTGCCCACTGCGTGACCAATCGTTCGCCGTCCAGCCTGATAGGCCCAAGGTATATTGCCAGTCTGCCCCGGCTACCAGCCAGAAACTGGGTAGGCCAGTGCCCAGCAAACGCACTTCCACCCGCTCGGCAATGCCCGTCAAGCGTTCCAGCGTCAGCAAGCGGCGGCGCCCCCAGATACGGATGGTCTGCACCTCGGCAGCGTCATGGCTCGATCGCGGGCAAAGCAATTCGATGCCCCACGGCTCGAACACCACTTTCACCGGCTGCCCTGGCAGCAATTCAAAGCGCATCGAGCGCGGTCCGACCCGCTCCTTGCGGCGGCGCAGAATCAGGCAGAGATTGTGCAGATCCATCGGGTGCAGATTCAGGCGCTGCCCCGGCTGGGCCATGGCCGCGCTCACTTGCAGAAAGCCCCGTACCCAGCTATCCGGTAGATCGATCTTCTCTTCGACAAAGCCATCCGCCTGCCCGGTCTGTACCGTGAAACCACCTGCTTCGACCGTCAGCCGGGTCTGTTTGTATTGGCGAATCTTCTGGAATTCGGCATACAACGGAGCGGAATAGTCGATATTGGTGGTGCCGCAGGCAAATTCGCCATGATGGCTGAACATGTCATGACTGCAGCTGAAGTTCGCGTAGGTGGATTCATCCTGACTGAAGCATTCGAAAAACACCTTGTCCGGGTGAACGGTGATGACTGGGTCCAGCACGTACCACAGCTCGCGATTGTGCTTGTAGATGTGGTCGAAGTACTTTTGCTTGGCGCGGTGGTATGGCGCCAACAACGATTCCTTCCGTTTTCGCAAATCAGTCAGTTGCTTGTTGATGGCCGCGACCTGTTCCTTGATGGTACCGGCCTGCGCCATGTAGTCGGCGAGCATGGTCTGTTGCTGGCTTTCCAGCCATGCCTTGTAGGCAGTCAAGTCACGTTGACGTGTACGCAGATCAGATACCACCACATCATGCATGGCAGAAATCGCCTCACGAAATGGCAGATGGCGGCTGATATCGGCAACGAAATGGACTGGTTTACGCAGGGTATCCGGCGCGAAACTGATGCCGGTACTGTGGTGATCGTCATGCACCTGGCTTTCGCCGAAATAACGGTACTCGAACAGCATTACACCCCTCCCCGTACGGCTGGTGCAGCAATCGTCAGGCGCGACGTGATGGCCGGAAAGCGGCGCTGGATTTCAAACAGGCCGGCAACATATTGGGCTTTGTCGCCAATGGCCACCGTCACAGCCAGCCATTCGAACAGCTCGGCCACCTCGCGTGCCAAGGCTTCCGATTGCAGTGCCTGTTGCCGCAACAAGGCGTGAATGGTCTTCTTCACCTGCCTGCCCTTGTTGACCTGCGACAGCACCGTGCGGAAATAGTCACGGAAACGCACCAGCTGGGCCGGGTCGTCGCCTACTGTTTGTTGTAGCCAGCGGGCCACAAAACCTTGCACCGCCAGTGACGGGTGCTCAGCCAATGCCAACAGGCAGTCGGTGTCCCGCCCCTCGGCCAACCTGAGCGACAGCAACTCGCACCCCAGCGCCTGTACGACCGGCATGGCGTGATCGGCCAACGCGATCAGCTCTTTCACTTGCCAATGGTCATTTTTCACACGTTGCCGCAACCAGGCCAACACCTCCGTTCGGCTATCGTCCCAGCGGCCGTCCAGAATCGGCAACAGCATGGCGGGCGACAGATTGGCAAACTGGGCATCCAGTATTGTCAATGCGCGTTGCCGCACAGTTTGCGTATCGCATCGGGCCAGCTTGACCCAGTCTTCTGCACTCAACTCGGCATCGGCTCGCATCGCCAGTAGCCATGCGCCAAAGCCTTGGGCCGCTGCCGTGCGGGCCAATAGCAGACGCAGCACTGTTTCGTGGGGTAATGCTTGGCTGGCTTGCGCCAAGGTCGTCGTCAAGACCCGGTGCAAATCGGCATGTAAACCTGTTGCAGTCTCGGCTCGGTAAAGCGCAGCCAATAACTTGGGCACCAACGCGTCAGCAAAAGCCATGTCATGCGCCAACAACTTATCGACGATACGAAAGGCTTCATCGCGAACCGTAGCGTGCTCGGACACACAGAACAGCCCGACCAGTTCGCTTTGCTCGGCCAGCAGATGGGCTGGCAACGCCCCCAGTAGACGCAAACCCGCACTGAGCAACCTTGCATCATCGCTATCCAGCAGTTCCTTGAACAAAACAGGGGGCAGATCCTGCAGTGGTTGTTGATGACCTATGAGCCAATCAATGGCAACACAACGTACCGCAACCGCTATATGGCACGTCAATGCCAATAACCTGGAATAGTCTGCCTGGGCAGCGTGCTGCCGCAATGGGTTGGCAATCACCCACGCCAGGTTGTCGAGAATGTTATCCAGTGCCTCGGTTGTCTGGTCGGCCAGGGCCAACCAATCGAGCACCAACGATACGATTTGCTCCGCAACACCAATA
It encodes:
- a CDS encoding helix-turn-helix domain-containing protein, with amino-acid sequence MAPTELLQLPADEKDAELAKVAQRCIMAALDHSHANKIVLISDDENAADAPVLELPPQALRFFADMLGMMAQQRPISLVPQKHELSTQEAAHLLNVSRPFVIKQIEQGRLQCRKVGRHRRIEFAELMRFKQQMQQDSEHALQELASLSQEMGLGY
- a CDS encoding PIN domain-containing protein gives rise to the protein MAGSSLFTAILDANVLYPAPLRDVLLSLAAAGLFHARWTSDIANEWQRNLIKNRPELADQLPKVAAAMERAIPDCLITSHTHLIDSLQLPDLGDRHVLAAAIAGHADAIVTFNLKDFPAAILAEHNIEAMHPDDFVMHQLELRHIEALTALKNMRARLNKPPYSPQDFISLIERNQLPLTASFLRQVASLI
- the nudC gene encoding NAD(+) diphosphatase, translated to MHAFELGFAPIDTIPANAVVFAFHHNQIVLTASLPLTGEQWLASQLTHLPGSLHCIGMADSGMPCFTLRVEVETLPAPLETISLRAALLNWSPAMIEAVSRAFQLLEWDRTHRFCGQCGTTTQPKAHEHAKQCPSCGYVVYPRLSPAIMVLVKKGRQLLLARSPGFTPGAYSALAGFVEPGESLEAAVHREVMEEVGITVTNLRYFGSQSWPFPHSLMIAFVADYAGGELSPDGVEIEDAGFYEPDALPGLPYKLSIARHLIESVVAECSTQ
- a CDS encoding reverse transcriptase family protein, whose translation is MSNATQTSREAVLARIQASSKDSVILEEMQRLGFWPAGSGTPDQQRATELISQEQALLSELRELNQKLSIAKDPVAALKALNKQRMAEAKARREQTRLAAAQRRYEKAAAWHARRALDIGYLGEGVSQSLSDARTDPHRLAARELPVLDSPKVLADAMGITVEELRFLTFHRSVSRISHYRRFGIPKKTGGLRMISAPMPRLKRAQYWVLDRVLAKLPVHDAAHGFVPGRSIVSNATPHAGQAVVVNFDLKDFFPSISYQRVRGLFQTFGYSRQLATLFAMICTELPTDEVSIDGLHFHVQNGERHLPQGAPCSPTITNLLCRRLDTRLAGLAKRLGFIYTRYADDMTFSADAASAGNLPRLLWQVKRIIAEEGFTLHPDKQRIMRNSARQEVTGVVVNHHPTVCRETLRRFRATLYQVEKDGPQGKAWNGNGDVLNALAGYARFVKMVDPAKGGPLCAKVAAVQAKWGDNASQPRGQYYRLFREASVAGKALPSHQWQAKRQPAPTLEKTATQLQQEKQATRQAESDQAAAVAAETIASAAALPTTHTQSGELIERNAVSADAIPPNVHEDVPASVYLQLAMQFVLMLVSGLLTGNVLMAMASVGWMWFGFKRRRANWWLWLGVYFACRLLWRLTTA
- a CDS encoding SWIM zinc finger family protein, which encodes MLFEYRYFGESQVHDDHHSTGISFAPDTLRKPVHFVADISRHLPFREAISAMHDVVVSDLRTRQRDLTAYKAWLESQQQTMLADYMAQAGTIKEQVAAINKQLTDLRKRKESLLAPYHRAKQKYFDHIYKHNRELWYVLDPVITVHPDKVFFECFSQDESTYANFSCSHDMFSHHGEFACGTTNIDYSAPLYAEFQKIRQYKQTRLTVEAGGFTVQTGQADGFVEEKIDLPDSWVRGFLQVSAAMAQPGQRLNLHPMDLHNLCLILRRRKERVGPRSMRFELLPGQPVKVVFEPWGIELLCPRSSHDAAEVQTIRIWGRRRLLTLERLTGIAERVEVRLLGTGLPSFWLVAGADWQYTLGLSGWTANDWSRSGQFDLFGPRQHVDVGTREQIFHALGQNWKATVDDLSQQTSLARSVVESSLLAYTQAGRVVYDLADNCYRLRELSRKPLPLDRLRFTNEREEQAALLVAHAAVSSLRVDAQLAGRLIQARLQEGERLHAVQVQIDADERMTTARCDCDFFIRNKLYRGPCAHILAARMAADQRVRRS